GCTGTCGGAAGTGCCGAGGGCCAAGCCGCGACCACTGCTGTTCTACCGCGGCGAGTACACCGGCATCGAGCCGGACAAGAACACGCCCGCTCAGTGGCGCGACGACCTCGAGGCGTTTCTGACCACCACCACCCAGGACACCTGGCTTTAACGGGCGAGCAGACGCTGAAGCGCCCACGTCGTCGGCGTGTGGGGGGCTTTGGCCCCGGCTCGCCTGATGGGTGCGTTGCCGCCGATGTCACGCATCGGCGTGCTACCCCGTCTAGCTTGTGAGGACACGACGGCAGGAAGGCACAACCATGAGACCCTTGAGCAAGGTGGCCCGTATATACCTGGTCACGTTGACGGCTTTGGTCGGTCTGGCCAACGTTGCGATTGGAATCTGGTGTCTGGCCGACCCCGGGTCGTTCGCCCGGTTCGTGGGATTCGAAGCGCACGAGCATTTTCTGCATGACCTCGGCGCGTTCCAGCTCGGGTTGGGCGTCACGCTGCTACTCGCCCTGATCTGGTCCGACGCATTGGCCACCGCGCTGGCCGGATTCATCGTGGCCAACGGCGTCCACACCGTGAACCACGTGGTGGACCTCAATCTCGGCGGTTCGCCCGCCCAAGCATGGGTGCTCGGCGTGGTGTCGGTGGCACTGGTCGCAGCGTTCGTGCTTCGGCTACGTCAACTCGGCTATGTACTCGGGTCCGTCGGCACCGCAACCGATCCCAGACTGGCCGCCTTCGTGCGGCAGAAAACGGTGCGGCTCACCACGTTTCGAAAGGATGGCACCCCCGGCAGCAGCCCGGTGAGCATCGCGGTAGACGGCGACCGCGCATACTTTCGCAGTTTTGAGCGGGCGGTCAAAGTACGCCGGATACGGCGCGACCCGAAAGTCGAATTCGGGCCGGCGACAGCATCGGGTAAGCCGACCGGGCCGCCCCAACCCGGCCGCGTGCGGCTCCTGGAAGGCGCCGAATATCAGGCAGCGGCCCGTCTGCTGCGGCGTAAATACCCGTTGCTGCATGG
This Mycobacterium xenopi DNA region includes the following protein-coding sequences:
- a CDS encoding PPOX class F420-dependent oxidoreductase, whose amino-acid sequence is MRPLSKVARIYLVTLTALVGLANVAIGIWCLADPGSFARFVGFEAHEHFLHDLGAFQLGLGVTLLLALIWSDALATALAGFIVANGVHTVNHVVDLNLGGSPAQAWVLGVVSVALVAAFVLRLRQLGYVLGSVGTATDPRLAAFVRQKTVRLTTFRKDGTPGSSPVSIAVDGDRAYFRSFERAVKVRRIRRDPKVEFGPATASGKPTGPPQPGRVRLLEGAEYQAAARLLRRKYPLLHGVLVPLAHRLMRRKYGRTVHAELTPSAAPS